The Maylandia zebra isolate NMK-2024a linkage group LG4, Mzebra_GT3a, whole genome shotgun sequence genome includes a window with the following:
- the hs3st3b1a gene encoding heparan sulfate glucosamine 3-O-sulfotransferase 3B1a isoform X2 codes for MEYSPIIHSLHVVPSSHVKNKLFVFCIMLSLWVYMIYCCVGYCSTVPNLTYGSVNRRENHAEVDNQGSSLGASRDLLNNENELDSRGDEWDEIRGEAKALDDNAMSGSLNESESKKLPQAIIIGVKKGGTRALLEFLRLHPDIRAVGAEPHFFDRNYDKGLEWYRELMPKSSEGQLTMEKTPSYYVTKEVPARIYAMSKDTKLIVVVRDPVTRAISDYTQTRSKKPDIPSFESLTLKNTSAGLIDTTWSAVQIGMYAKHLERWLQYFPMEQLLFVSGERLITDPADPADNKTGNIPLTFA; via the exons ATGGAATATAGTCCGATTATACACAGTCTACATGTTGTGCCATCATCCCACGTGAAAAACAAactctttgtattttgcatAATGCTGTCCCTTTGGGTGTATATGATATATTGCTGTGTTGGCTACTGCTCCACTGTTCCAAACCTGACGTACGGATCGGTGAACAGACGCGAAAACCACGCAGAAGTTGACAACCAGGGGTCCTCTTTAGGAGCGTCCAGGGACTTACTAAATAACGAGAACGAGTTGGACAGCAGAGGAGACGAGTGGGATGAAATTAGAGGCGAGGCGAAAGCGTTGGATGATAATGCCATGTCAGGTTCCCTCAATGAGTCGGAAAGTAAAAAGTTGCCCCAGGCAATCATCATCGGAGTGAAGAAAGGAGGCACCCGGGCGCTGCTGGAGTTTCTGCGCCTGCATCCGGACATCCGAGCGGTGGGAGCGGAGCCGCACTTCTTCGACCGCAACTACGATAAAGGACTGGAGTGGTACAG GGAATTAATGCCTAAGTCATCAGAAGGCCAGCTGACCATGGAAAAGACCCCCAGCTACTACGTTACTAAGGAGGTCCCTGCTCGAATCTACGCCATGTCTAAAGACACAAAGCTAATTGTAGTTGTCCGGGATCCTGTCACGCGAGCCATCTCAGACTACACTCAGACCCGCTCCAAGAAGCCAGACATCCCTTCTTTTGAGAGCCTGACCCTGAAGAACACCTCGGCAGGTCTGATTGACACCACATGGAGCGCTGTACAAATTGGCATGTACGCCAAGCACCTTGAGCGCTGGCTCCAGTACTTTCCCATGGAGCAGCTGCTGTTCGTTAGCGGAGAGCGTCTCATTACCGACCCTGCAG ACCCAGCTGACAACAAAACTGGTAATATCCCCTTAACATTTGCCTGA
- the hs3st3b1a gene encoding heparan sulfate glucosamine 3-O-sulfotransferase 3B1a isoform X1: MEYSPIIHSLHVVPSSHVKNKLFVFCIMLSLWVYMIYCCVGYCSTVPNLTYGSVNRRENHAEVDNQGSSLGASRDLLNNENELDSRGDEWDEIRGEAKALDDNAMSGSLNESESKKLPQAIIIGVKKGGTRALLEFLRLHPDIRAVGAEPHFFDRNYDKGLEWYRELMPKSSEGQLTMEKTPSYYVTKEVPARIYAMSKDTKLIVVVRDPVTRAISDYTQTRSKKPDIPSFESLTLKNTSAGLIDTTWSAVQIGMYAKHLERWLQYFPMEQLLFVSGERLITDPAGEMARVQDFLGLRRVVTEKHFHFNPAKGFPCLKRPEGNSRPHCLGKTKGRTHPNIDPEVVQRLRDFYKPFNFKFYQMTGHDFGWD, from the exons ATGGAATATAGTCCGATTATACACAGTCTACATGTTGTGCCATCATCCCACGTGAAAAACAAactctttgtattttgcatAATGCTGTCCCTTTGGGTGTATATGATATATTGCTGTGTTGGCTACTGCTCCACTGTTCCAAACCTGACGTACGGATCGGTGAACAGACGCGAAAACCACGCAGAAGTTGACAACCAGGGGTCCTCTTTAGGAGCGTCCAGGGACTTACTAAATAACGAGAACGAGTTGGACAGCAGAGGAGACGAGTGGGATGAAATTAGAGGCGAGGCGAAAGCGTTGGATGATAATGCCATGTCAGGTTCCCTCAATGAGTCGGAAAGTAAAAAGTTGCCCCAGGCAATCATCATCGGAGTGAAGAAAGGAGGCACCCGGGCGCTGCTGGAGTTTCTGCGCCTGCATCCGGACATCCGAGCGGTGGGAGCGGAGCCGCACTTCTTCGACCGCAACTACGATAAAGGACTGGAGTGGTACAG GGAATTAATGCCTAAGTCATCAGAAGGCCAGCTGACCATGGAAAAGACCCCCAGCTACTACGTTACTAAGGAGGTCCCTGCTCGAATCTACGCCATGTCTAAAGACACAAAGCTAATTGTAGTTGTCCGGGATCCTGTCACGCGAGCCATCTCAGACTACACTCAGACCCGCTCCAAGAAGCCAGACATCCCTTCTTTTGAGAGCCTGACCCTGAAGAACACCTCGGCAGGTCTGATTGACACCACATGGAGCGCTGTACAAATTGGCATGTACGCCAAGCACCTTGAGCGCTGGCTCCAGTACTTTCCCATGGAGCAGCTGCTGTTCGTTAGCGGAGAGCGTCTCATTACCGACCCTGCAGGTGAGATGGCTCGTGTCCAGGACTTTCTTGGGCTGAGGAGGGTGGTCACAGAGAAGCATTTCCACTTTAACCCAGCAAAAGGCTTCCCCTGCCTTAAGAGACCTGAGGGGAACAGTAGGCCACATTGCTTGGGTAAAACCAAAGGCAGGACCCATCCTAATATTGACCCAGAGGTGGTTCAGAGGTTAAGAGACTTTTATAAACCCTTTAATTTCAAGTTTTACCAGATGACTGGTCATGACTTTGGTTGggactaa